In a single window of the Melanotaenia boesemani isolate fMelBoe1 chromosome 22, fMelBoe1.pri, whole genome shotgun sequence genome:
- the LOC121633373 gene encoding solute carrier family 22 member 2-like, which translates to MTTFDDILEEAGKFGRCQKRIFTLLCMVSMPWAGVYVGIVFQGFTPDHWCRDCAVVEMRQACGWSLADSHQLTVPVVNNSGVLQHSSCELYEVDWNATGLTCGAQKLDLSRTPTTGCTEGWEYDYEGRQSFVTEFDLVCADGWLVDMYQATLNVGFLIGSIAIGYLADRFGRKMSFLMSNLLNGITGILVAIAPNYVALLVFRTLYGFGVKGGWVAGYVLITEIVGVEFRRTVGVIYQMFFSVGILILPLLAYFITDWRWLQVVITVPYIIFMSYYWFIPESPRWLLSQNKKSRAVKITEDMAKENGMTLSKNIETLTDDNADSSTASFMDLIRTPKMRKHTLILSYNWFTSAVVYQGLIMRLGILGGNVYIDFLISGLVEFPAAFLILFTIERIGRRIPFASANIIAGASCFITAFIPDSMFWFKTVVACIGRLGITMAFEMVVFVNTELYPTFVRNLGVSVCSTLCDVGGIMAPFLLYRLAVIWLELPLIIFGSLAFLAGGLVLLLPETRGVPLPDTINDIEFPDRVKEKVVLKNQQLANLLPNDNNVSSNKDPSTV; encoded by the exons ATGACCACTTTTGATGACATCTTGGAAGAAGCTGGGAAGTTCGGACGCTGCCAGAAGCGAATCTTCACCCTGCTGTGTATGGTGTCCATGCCCTGGGCCGGTGTTTACGTCGGGATCGTCTTCCAGGGCTTCACCCCGGATCACTGGTGCCGGGACTGTGCAGTGGTGGAGATGAGGCAGGCATGCGGCTGGAGCCTGGCAGACAGTCACCAGCTGACGGTGCCTGTGGTCAACAACTCTGGTGTGCTACAACACAGCAGTTGCGAGCTGTACGAGGTGGACTGGAATGCCACGGGGCTTACCTGTGGTGCACAGAAGTTGGATCTCAGCAGGACTCCCACAACGGGCTGCACAGAGGGCTGGGAGTACGACTATGAGGGAAGGCAGTCCTTTGTTACTGAG TTTGACCTGGTGTGTGCTGATGGATGGTTGGTGGACATGTATCAGGCCACTCTGAACGTGGGCTTTCTGATTGGGAGCATTGCTATCGGCTACTTGGCTGACAG gtttgGCAGAAAGATGAGCTTCCTCATGTCCAACCTCCTGAACGGCATCACAGGCATCCTGGTGGCCATAGCTCCAAACTACGTGGCTCTACTGGTTTTCAGGACCCTTTATGGGTTTGGAGTGAAAGGAGGCTGGGTGGCTGGATATGTGCTGA TCACAGAGATTGTGGGGGTGGAGTTCAGACGTACAGTGGGTGTCATCTACCAGATGTTTTTCAGTGTCGGcatcctcatcctccctctGCTTGCCTACTTCATCACTGACTGGCGCTGGCTGCAGGTGGTCATTACCGTCCCTTACATCATCTTCATGTCCTACTACTG GTTTATCCCAGAGTCTCCACGGTGGCTCCTTTCTCAGAACAAGAAGTCCAGAGCTGTGAAGATCACAGAGGACATGGCCAAAGAAAATGGCATGACTTTGTCTAAGAATATCGAG ACTCTGACTGATGATAACGCAGACTCCTCTACTGCCTCCTTTATGGACCTAATCAGAACTCCAAAAATGAGGAAAcacactttaattttgagttaCAATTG GTTTACCAGTGCTGTGGTGTACCAGGGTTTGATCATGCGACTGGGCATTCTGGGAGGAAATGTCTACATTGACTTCCTCATCTCTGGTCTGGTGGAGTTCCCTGCcgccttcctcatcctcttcaccATTGAGCGCATTGGAAGGCGCATCCCGTTTGCCTCAGCCAACATCATAGCCGGAGCTTCCTGCTTCATCACTGCATTCATTCCTGACA GCATGTTCTGGTTTAAGACCGTGGTGGCTTGCATTGGACGGCTGGGGATCACCATGGCCTTTGAGATGGTTGTGTTTGTTAACACTGAGCTCTACCCAACATTTGTCAG GAACCTGGGAGTATCGGTTTGCTCCACACTGTGTGATGTTGGAGGCATCATGGCTCCCTTCCTGCTCTACAGACTGGCTGTAATCTGGCTGGAACTGCCACTCATCATTTTTG GGTCTCTGGCTTTCCTGGCTGGTGGTTTAGTGCTTCTACTTCCTGAGACCAGAGGTGTGCCGCTACCCGACACCATCAATGACATTGAGTTCCCCGACAG